A single window of Balaenoptera musculus isolate JJ_BM4_2016_0621 unplaced genomic scaffold, mBalMus1.pri.v3 scaffold_89_arrow_ctg1, whole genome shotgun sequence DNA harbors:
- the SPIN4 gene encoding spindlin-4, whose amino-acid sequence MSPPTVPPMGVDGVSAYLMKKRHTHRKQRRKPTFLTRRNIVGCRIQHGWKEGNEPVEQWKGTVLEQVSVKPTLYIIKYDGKDSVYGLELHRDKRVLALEILPERVPTPRIDSRLADSLIGKAVGHVFEGEHGTKDEWKGMVLARAPVMDTWFYITYEKDPVLYMYTLLDDYKDGDLRIIPDSNYYFPTAEREPGEVVDSLVGKQVEHAKDDGSKRTGIFIHQVVAKPSVYFIKFDDDIHIYVYGLVKTP is encoded by the coding sequence ATGTCGCCCCCAACAGTGCCTCCGATGGGCGTAGATGGTGTGTCCGCATACCTGATGAAGAAAAGGCACACCCACAGGAAACAGCGGCGCAAGCCCACTTTCCTCACCCGTAGGAACATTGTGGGCTGCCGCATTCAACACGGCTGGAAGGAAGGCAACGAGCCCGTGGAGCAGTGGAAGGGCACCGTGCTTGAGCAGGTTTCCGTGAAGCCCACTCTCTATATCATCAAATATGATGGCAAAGATAGTGTGTATGGACTAGAACTGCACCGAGATAAGAGAGTTTTAGCGCTAGAGATCCTTCCTGAGAGAGTGCCAACTCCTCGCATTGATTCGCGCCTGGCAGATTCCCTGATTGGCAAGGCAGTGGGTCATGTGTTTGAGGGTGAGCACGGTACGAAAGATGAATGGAAGGGTATGGTCCTGGCGCGAGCCCCCgtgatggacacttggttttACATCACCTACGAGAAAGATCCAGTCCTTTATATGTACACGCTGCTGGATGACTACAAAGATGGTGACCTGCGCATCATTCCAGATTCCAACTACTATTTCCCTACAGCAGAACGGGAGCCTGGAGAAGTTGTCGACAGCCTTGTGGGCAAGCAGGTGGAGCACGCCAAAGATGATGGGTCCAAGAGAACCGGCATTTTCATCCATCAAGTGGTGGCCAAGCCATCTGTCTACTTCATTAAGTTTGATGATGATATTCACATTTATGTCTATGGTTTGGTGAAAACCCCCTAA